A stretch of the Vitis vinifera cultivar Pinot Noir 40024 chromosome 16, ASM3070453v1 genome encodes the following:
- the LOC100254171 gene encoding UDP-glycosyltransferase 88B1: MESVVLYPSPGIGHLIAMVELGKLILRHHPSLSIVIFFLDPPFNTGATAPYISAVSSTTPSITFRHLPIPTLPQHLSSYPSFEALIFDLLTLSNPNVHQALQSISNTSTVLALVIDMFCTPALDVAGELNVPVYYFFTSSCSGLALFLYFPTLHQNITQSFKDMNTLHQAPGLPPIPSEDMPTPVLDRTSKAYESFVYHTTHITKSAGIIVNSFESLESKAVKAIKDGLCVRDRPTPQLFSIGPLIATQSGDGGGDGKECLKWLDSQPKRSVVFLCFGSMGFFSEEQLKEIAVGLETSGRRFLWVVRSPPSKDQSQRFLAPPDPDLDSLLPDGFLDRTKERGLVVKSWAPQVAVLSHGSVGGFVTHCGWNSVLEAISSGVPMVAWPLYAEQRLNKVMMVKEMKIALPMESSAAGLVTSTELEKRVIELMETEKGFSIRNRITAMKDEAKAAMSDGGSSLAELDKLIKSWRQKMNHIS, encoded by the coding sequence ATGGAGAGTGTAGTGTTGTACCCATCACCGGGGATTGGACACCTTATCGCCATGGTTGAGCTTGGGAAGCTCATCCTCAGACACCACCCTTCACTCTCCATCGTCATCTTCTTCCTCGACCCACCTTTTAACACTGGCGCCACCGCCCCTTACATCTCCGCTGTCTCTTCTACCACCCCCTCCATCACCTTCCGCCACCTCCCCATCCCAACTCTTCCTCAACACCTCTCCTCCTACCCCTCTTTTGAGGCCCTAATATTTGATCTCTTAACCCTCAGCAACCCTAATGTCCACCAAGCCCTCCAATCCATCTCTAACACCTCCACCGTCCTCGCTCTCGTCATCGACATGTTCTGCACCCCAGCTCTGGACGTCGCCGGAGAGCTTAACGTTCCGGTCTACTATTTCTTCACTTCCTCCTGCTCCGGCCTCGCTTTGTTCCTTTACTTCCCTACTCTTCACCAGAACATCACTCAGAGTTTCAAGGATATGAACACCCTTCATCAAGCCCCGGGCTTGCCGCCGATACCATCGGAGGATATGCCAACACCGGTGCTTGACCGCACCAGCAAAGCATATGAATCTTTTGTGTATCACACTACCCATATCACGAAATCGGCTGGAATCATAGTGAATTCGTTTGAATCCTTGGAATCAAAAGCTGTGAAGGCTATCAAAGACGGGCTTTGTGTAAGAGACCGTCCTACACCACAGCTGTTCAGCATAGGGCCGTTGATAGCCACACAAAGCGGAGACGGTGGGGGAGATGGAAAAGAGTGTTTAAAGTGGCTGGACTCGCAGCCGAAACGCAGCGTAGTGTTTCTGTGTTTTGGCAGCATGGGTTTCTTTTCAGAAGAGCAGTTGAAGGAAATAGCAGTGGGGCTAGAGACGAGCGGGCGGAGGTTCCTATGGGTGGTGCGCAGTCCACCGTCCAAGGACCAGAGTCAGCGCTTTTTAGCACCACCCGACCCGGATTTGGATTCGCTACTACCAGATGGATTCTTAGATAGAACCAAGGAGAGGGGACTAGTGGTGAAGTCATGGGCTCCACAGGTGGCAGTGCTGAGTCATGGCTCGGTCGGCGGGTTCGTGACTCACTGCGGGTGGAACTCGGTGCTCGAAGCTATCTCCTCCGGCGTGCCCATGGTGGCGTGGCCCCTCTACGCGGAGCAAAGGCTTAACAAAGTTATGATGGTCAAAGAAATGAAGATAGCGTTACCAATGGAGTCGTCAGCCGCAGGACTGGTGACGTCAACAGAGCTCGAGAAGCGAGTCATAGAGTTGATGGAGACTGAGAAAGGATTTTCAATTAGAAATCGCATCACTGCAATGAAAGACGAAGCCAAGGCTGCAATGAGCGATGGAGGGTCATCTCTAGCTGAACTAGACAAGCTGATCAAGTCATGGAGGCAAAAAATGAATCATATTTCTTGA